The Pseudomonas iranensis genome includes a window with the following:
- a CDS encoding ABC transporter ATP-binding protein: MSFITVKNVWQQYADQVVLEGLNLSVNEGEFCTLVGASGCGKSTFLRLLLGQESASRGEILLDGQPLASEPDASRGVVFQRYSVFPHLSVLDNVALGLELPRAPLLGRLFGNAKREAREQAAALLTKVGLGHAQDKYPAQLSGGMQQRLAIAQALIMKPRVLLLDEPFGALDPGIRKDMHALLLELWRETQLTVFMVTHDLSEGFSLGTRLLVFDKVRLDPHAPGAYGARITYDIPLNSDRRAQRAAVEALPLPLAGTLRTA, translated from the coding sequence ATGAGCTTCATCACAGTAAAAAACGTCTGGCAGCAGTACGCCGATCAAGTGGTTCTGGAAGGCTTGAACCTGAGCGTCAACGAAGGCGAGTTCTGCACCTTGGTCGGCGCCTCCGGTTGCGGCAAATCGACCTTCCTGCGCCTGCTGCTCGGCCAGGAAAGCGCCAGTCGCGGGGAGATTCTGCTCGACGGCCAGCCCTTGGCCAGCGAGCCGGATGCCAGCCGTGGCGTGGTCTTCCAACGCTACTCGGTGTTCCCGCACCTGAGCGTGCTCGACAACGTCGCCCTCGGTCTCGAATTGCCGCGCGCGCCCTTGCTCGGCCGGCTGTTCGGCAACGCCAAACGCGAGGCGCGCGAGCAGGCTGCAGCCCTGCTGACAAAAGTCGGCCTCGGCCATGCGCAGGACAAGTACCCGGCACAGCTGTCCGGCGGCATGCAGCAACGCTTGGCCATCGCCCAGGCGCTGATCATGAAGCCGCGCGTGTTGCTGCTCGACGAGCCCTTCGGCGCGCTCGATCCGGGCATTCGCAAAGACATGCACGCGCTGCTGCTGGAGCTGTGGCGCGAGACGCAACTGACGGTGTTCATGGTCACCCACGACCTGTCGGAAGGCTTCAGCCTGGGCACGCGCCTGCTGGTGTTCGACAAGGTGCGCCTCGACCCGCACGCCCCCGGCGCCTATGGCGCCCGCATCACCTACGACATCCCGTTGAACAGCGACCGCCGCGCCCAGCGCGCCGCCGTCGAGGCCCTGCCGCTGCCGCTGGCGGGCACCCTTCGCACTGCTTGA
- a CDS encoding ABC transporter permease, which yields MRLINRHPDRPSRLLLVILPFALVLFAYFTGSAERLADNPNDKLLPSAVQMSDAVKRLAFNADSRTGEYLLWQDTASSLRRLAIGLGIAALAGLCLGIAAGTLPLFGAPLSPLLTVLSMVPPLAILPILFIVFGLGELSKVMLIVIGITPALARDLEQRARDIPVELLIKAQTLGASTWTLMLRVVLPQLLPRLLISLRLMLGSAWLFLIAAEAIASTDGLGYRIFLVRRYLAMDVILPYVVWITLLAWLMDWGLKQLTQRAFPWYEGAAK from the coding sequence ATGCGCCTGATCAATCGCCACCCTGATCGCCCGAGTCGCCTGTTGCTGGTGATCCTGCCGTTCGCGCTGGTGCTGTTCGCCTACTTCACAGGCTCGGCCGAGCGCCTGGCGGACAACCCCAACGACAAACTGCTGCCCAGCGCCGTGCAGATGAGCGACGCGGTTAAACGCTTGGCCTTCAACGCCGACAGCCGCACCGGTGAATACCTGTTGTGGCAAGACACTGCGTCGAGTCTGCGGCGTTTGGCCATCGGCCTCGGCATCGCGGCGCTGGCGGGTCTTTGCCTCGGTATCGCGGCGGGCACCCTGCCGCTGTTCGGCGCGCCGTTGTCGCCGTTGCTGACGGTGCTGTCGATGGTGCCGCCGCTGGCGATCCTGCCGATTCTGTTCATCGTCTTCGGCCTGGGCGAGTTGTCGAAAGTCATGCTGATTGTGATTGGCATCACCCCGGCACTGGCCCGGGATCTGGAACAGCGTGCCCGCGACATTCCGGTCGAACTGCTGATCAAGGCGCAGACCCTCGGCGCCTCGACCTGGACGTTGATGCTGCGCGTGGTCTTGCCGCAGCTGTTGCCGCGCTTGCTGATCTCGCTGCGCTTGATGCTCGGTTCGGCGTGGCTGTTCCTGATTGCCGCCGAAGCGATCGCCTCCACCGATGGCCTCGGCTACCGGATCTTTCTGGTGCGGCGCTACCTGGCGATGGATGTGATCCTGCCCTACGTGGTGTGGATCACCCTGCTCGCCTGGCTGATGGACTGGGGCTTGAAACAGCTGACCCAGCGCGCTTTCCCTTGGTATGAGGGAGCGGCGAAATGA
- a CDS encoding putative urea ABC transporter substrate-binding protein: MIRLRFPALLAAAFAALISTQSSAAQKDHFSVCWTIYAGWMPWEYAGSQGIVDKWAKKYGIKIDVVQLNDYVESINQYTAGQFDGCTMTNMDALTIPAAGGVDSTALIVSDFSNGNDGIVLKGEGKKVADLKGMDVNLVELSVSHYLLARALDSVDLTEKDLKVVNTSDADIAAAFNTDDVNAVTTWNPMLSDIKAKPGVSEVFNSSQIPGEIMDMMVVNSATLKDNPALGKALTGAWFEVVALMNAKNAASKAALEHMAKASGTDLAGFQAQLDTTKLFATPSEALNFATSKQLPDTMRKVAEFSFEHGLLGEGAKDPSAVGMSFANGVTSGDTANLKLRFDPTYVQMAADAKL; the protein is encoded by the coding sequence ATGATCCGACTACGTTTCCCCGCCCTGCTCGCCGCCGCTTTCGCCGCGCTCATCAGCACGCAATCTTCCGCCGCCCAGAAAGACCACTTCAGCGTGTGCTGGACGATCTACGCCGGCTGGATGCCATGGGAATACGCCGGCAGCCAGGGCATTGTCGACAAATGGGCGAAGAAATACGGGATCAAGATCGACGTCGTGCAACTCAACGACTACGTCGAATCGATCAACCAGTACACCGCCGGCCAGTTCGACGGCTGCACCATGACCAACATGGATGCGCTGACCATTCCGGCTGCCGGAGGCGTTGACAGCACCGCGTTGATCGTCAGCGATTTCTCCAATGGCAATGACGGCATCGTGCTCAAAGGCGAAGGTAAAAAAGTCGCCGATCTGAAAGGCATGGACGTCAATCTGGTCGAGCTCTCGGTCTCGCATTACCTGCTGGCTCGCGCGCTGGACTCGGTGGACCTGACCGAGAAAGACCTGAAGGTGGTCAACACCTCCGACGCCGACATTGCCGCCGCATTCAACACCGACGACGTCAACGCCGTGACCACCTGGAACCCGATGCTCTCGGATATCAAGGCCAAACCCGGCGTCAGCGAAGTGTTCAATTCCAGCCAGATCCCCGGCGAGATCATGGACATGATGGTGGTCAACAGCGCCACGCTCAAAGACAACCCGGCACTGGGCAAAGCGCTGACTGGCGCGTGGTTCGAAGTGGTCGCTTTGATGAACGCGAAAAATGCCGCGAGCAAAGCCGCACTGGAACACATGGCCAAGGCCTCTGGCACCGATCTCGCCGGCTTCCAGGCGCAACTGGACACCACAAAACTGTTCGCCACGCCAAGCGAAGCGCTGAATTTCGCCACCAGCAAACAACTGCCGGACACCATGCGCAAGGTCGCCGAGTTCTCCTTCGAGCACGGCTTGCTCGGCGAAGGCGCGAAGGACCCGAGCGCGGTGGGCATGTCCTTCGCCAACGGCGTGACCAGCGGCGACACCGCCAACCTCAAGCTGCGTTTCGATCCGACCTACGTGCAGATGGCCGCCGACGCCAAGCTGTAA